A stretch of Cicer arietinum cultivar CDC Frontier isolate Library 1 chromosome 5, Cicar.CDCFrontier_v2.0, whole genome shotgun sequence DNA encodes these proteins:
- the LOC101498079 gene encoding sulfite exporter TauE/SafE family protein 3, producing the protein MAEFGVRLWRCVKMGSILWMLLLLFCFVSSFGIVSGERRLMKIEVSSFNVTTQKHEQHNFLTKAVNFLWQTDGSGYQHVWPDMKFGWQLVLGSFIGFCGAAFGSVGGVGGGGIFVPMLSLVIGFDPKSSTAISKCMIFGAALSTVYYNLRLRHPTLNMPIIDYDLALLIQPMLMLGISIGVVFNVVFPDWLVTILLIVLFLGTSTKAFLKGVETWNKETIMKKETARRNESIGSGADAEYKALPTGPNGATEKEDTKVTILENVYWKEFGLLVFVWVSFLALQITKQNYTTTCSTAYWVLNLLQIPISVGVTGYEATALFTGKRVIASTGDQGKEFTVFQLVIYCVFGVLAGIVGGLLGLGGGFVMGPLFLELGVPPQVSSATATFAMTFSSSMSVVEYYLLKRFPIPYALYLGLVATIAAVVGQHIVRKLIILFGRASLIIFILAGTIFISAISLGGVGISNMVHKIASHEYMGFENICKYGS; encoded by the exons atggctGAGTTTGGAGTAAGATTGTGGAGGTGTGTGAAAATGGGATCTATATTATGgatgttattattgttgttttgttttgtatCTTCTTTTGGGATTGTCTCTGGTGAAAGAAGGCTTATGAAAATTGAAGTTTCAAGTTTTAATGTTACCACTCAAAAGCACGAACAACACAATTTTCTCACAAAAGCTGTGAATTTCTTATGGCAAACAGATGGATCCGGGTATCAACACGTGTGGCCG GATATGAAATTTGGGTGGCAACTTGTGTTGGGTAGTTTTATTGGATTTTGTGGAGCTGCGTTTGGAAGTGTTGGTGGTGTTGGTGGTGGTGGCATATTCGTTCCTATGCTTAGTCTTGTTATTgggtttgatccaaaatcatcGACGGCTATCTCCAAAT GTATGATTTTTGGTGCAGCTCTGTCAACAGTTTACTACAACCTTAGATTGAGACATCCAACCTTGAATATGCCAATCATTGACTATGATTTGGCACTTCTCATTCAACCTATGCTCATGCTTGGCATCAGCATTGGAGTGGTCTTCAATGTTGTATTTCCTGATTGGCTTGTCACTATATTGCTGATTGTTCTTTTCTTAG GAACGTCAACAAAAGCATTTTTAAAAGGGGTTGAGACATGGAACAAGGAAACTATAATGAAAAAG GAGACTGCcagaagaaatgaatcaattg GTTCTGGCGCTGATGCAGAATATAAAGCTCTTCCAACTGGACCAAATGGTGCCACCGAAAAGGAGGACACCAAG GTGACTATTTTGGAAAATGTGTACTGGAAGGAATTTGGGCTTCTAGTATTTGTTTGGGTTTCATTTCTTGCACTACAGATTACTAAG CAAAATTACACAACTACATGTTCAACAGCATATTGGGTACTGAACCTGTTGCAG ATTCCAATCTCAGTTGGGGTAACAGGATATGAGGCAACTGCATTGTTCACAGGGAAAAGAGTAATAGCTTCAACTGGTGATCAAGGGAAAGAATTTACTGTTTTCCAACTAGTCATCTATTGTGTCTTTGGCGTGCTGGCCGGTATAGTTGGTGGATTGCTCGGACTCGGAGGAGGTTTCGTTATGGGTCCACTTTTTCTGGAGCTTGGAGTCCCTCCTCAA GTGTCAAGCGCCACAGCAACGTTCGCCATGACATTCTCCTCGTCTATGTCTGTTGTGGAATACTACTTGTTGAAACGATTTCCAATTCCTTATG CTCTTTACCTCGGCCTTGTAGCTACTATTGCAGCTGTTGTTGGACAGCATATTGTGAGAAAATTGATCATTCTATTTGGAAGAGCATCACTCATCATCTTTATTCTAGCCGGCACAATATTTATCAGTGCAATCTCACTAG gtGGAGTTGGCATTTCAAATATGGTGCACAAGATTGCCAGTCATGAATATATGGGATTTGAGAATATTTGCAAATATGGGTCCTAG
- the LOC101506866 gene encoding uncharacterized protein, producing the protein MVFYFKARPEAGDYTIFMGLDKFENEELIKYGFIEDIWFHVDKMSSAHVYVRLHKGQTIDDMSEGLLEDCAQLVKANSIQGNKVNNVDVVYTPWSNLKKTASMDVGQVGFHNPKMVRTVRVEKKINEIVNRLNKTKVERKPDLKAEREAVNAAERAERKHQLREKKRREELERLEKEKQSELRSYKGLMVAENMTSNKDIASGSKSFQEVEEDFM; encoded by the exons ATGGTGTTCTACTTCAAAGCACGCCCTGAAGCCGGCGATTACACCATCTTCATGGGACTTGACAAGTTCGAAAATGAGGAGCTCATCAAATACGGTTTTATCGAAGATATCTG GTTCCATGTCGATAAGATGTCTTCAGCCCATGTTTATGTCAGATTGCACAAAGGACAGACTATTGATGACATGAGTGAAGGTTTACTGGAAGACTGTGCTCAACTTGTCAAAGCAAATTCCATTCAAG GAAACAAAGTAAACAATGTTGATGTTGTTTACACTCCCTGGTCTAATTTAAagaaaactgcttcaatggacGTTGGTCAAGTTGGTTTTCACAACCCTAAAATG GTGCGAACTGTGAGAGTGGAGAAGAAGATAAATGAGATTGTTAACAGGCTGAACAAGACAAAGGTGGAAAGAAAACCTGATTTGAAAG CTGAGCGAGAAGCAGTTAATGCAGCTGAAAGAGCTGAGAGAAAACACCAACTGAGAGAAAAG AAACGCCGTGAGGAATTGGAAAGACTGGAAAAGGAGAAACAATCAGAGCTTAGGAGCTACAAGGGTTTGATGGTTGCCGAAAATATGACATCAAACAAAGATATTGCATCAGGAAGCAAATCATTCCAGGAAGTGGAGGAGGATTTCATGTAA
- the LOC101506533 gene encoding LOW QUALITY PROTEIN: transcription factor MYB3R-1 (The sequence of the model RefSeq protein was modified relative to this genomic sequence to represent the inferred CDS: substituted 1 base at 1 genomic stop codon) produces the protein MGQIVEIIADKSXLCYTMGSERKITAPSDTAEDSVQKIRALHGRTTGPTRRSTKGQWTAEEDDILRKAVEQFKGKNWKKIAECFKDRTDVQCLHRWQKVLNPELIKGPWSKEEDETIIDLVNEYGPKKWSTIAQHLPGRIGKQCRERWHNHLNPSINKEAWTQEEELALIHAHQIYGNRWAELTKFLPGRTDNAIKNHWNSSVKKKLDSYLASGLLTQLQNVPLVGNPNQPIASSSARLQCSDDNGPRETEGEEISPCSQESVNAGYFSSGGELNIVAIQNGEEYRPNEESNQPSCSEPYYMSLEDVTRQEVYSSQFIEQKYSNEHGSSSTNADCEFNLHALPNISSLDFGQESSQLHNGSIAPSESHDMMIVPYGYQSSSLDNVKGEQNMLITDDECCRFLFSEAMSDECFSSGGVNNVDLSGCTSSLCQSSLPSGGRMMMYTAEANQLVASEDQQFVSREHDGLIYANDNNRIEDVVEDDNLKLVPVNSFDCGSDTNQTCYPVDEKPDVHAKQEETGGTLCYEPPRFPSLDIPFLSCDLIQSGDMQQEFSPLGIRQFLMSPMNCLTPFRLWDSPSRIDSPNALLKSAAKTFINTPSIMKKKKRNRDLLSPLSDRRMEKKHEIDVTSTLISNFSRLDVMFDDIETQGTEDDKENCGQACKVNEKGNSQEKIDQHPLDADAKMKDDIDTAAEIVQQPSGVFVEHDMNDLSMYSPNQMGLKSDIFLTLSARNHKKSVSRLNSPCVRLKEHERLSVSVTCVQSVCSSSGAGENTGDQTGNDGGFETCSIFGGTPFRKSFESPSAWKSPLVFSTFLSSPRIDTEITIEDYGCFFSPGGKGYDAIGWMKHIGEQTAAQYANAQEILEIETPKALPKYASGNDQENIDPHNQHGNHSKSASNALVERRMLDFSECETPGKGDKGKSSAICVSSPSSYLLKSCR, from the exons ATGG GACAAATTGTGGAGATAATTGCAGACAAGTCTTAATTGTGTTATACAATGGGAAGTGAGAGGAAAATTACTGCTCCATCAGATACTGCAGAGGATAGTGTACAGAAAATTAGAGCACTACATGG GAGGACTACTGGCCCTACAAGGCGTTCCACCAAAGGACAATGGACCGCCGAGGAG GATGATATTTTGAGGAAGGCTGTTGAGCAATTTAAAGGAAAGAACTGGAAAAAAATAG CGGAGTGTTTCAAGGATAGAACTGATGTACAGTGCCTGCATAGGTGGCAAAAAGTCTTAAATCCAGAACTTATCAAAGGTCCTTGGTCTAAAGAG GAAGATGAAACAATTATTGATTTGGTAAACGAATATGGGCCTAAAAAGTGGTCTACTATCGCACAGCATTTACCAGGACGTATTGGTAAGCAATGTCGAGAAAG gtGGCATAATCATCTTAATCCTTCTATAAACAAGGAAGCATGGACGCAGGAAGAAGAGTTGGCTCTAATACATGCTCATCAAATTTATGGGAACAGATGGGCAGAATTAACGAAGTTTTTGCCTGGAAG GACAGACAATGCTATAAAGAACCACTGGAATAGttctgtcaaaaaaaaattggattctTACTTGGCATCAGGCTTGCTTACTCAGTTACAAAATGTTCCACTTGTTGGAAATCCAAATCAACCAATTGCTTCATCCTCTGCAAGGTTGCAGTGTAGTGATGATAATGGTCCTAGGGAGACTGAAGGTGAGGAAATTTCACCGTGTAGCCAAGAATCAGTTAATGCCGGTTACTTTTCTTCTGGAGGAGAGTTGAACATTGTTGCTATACAAAATGGGGAGGAGTACAGACCAAATGAAGAATCTAATCAACCATCCTGCTCTGAGCCATATTACATGTCTCTAGAAGACGTTACTCGCCAAGAGGTTTACTCTTCTCAATTTATTGAACAGAAATATTCAAATGAACACGGAAGTTCCTCTACAAACGCAGATTGCGAATTTAATTTACATGCTTTGCCCAACATATCCTCGCTGGACTTTGGGCAGGAATCATCGCAGTTGCATAATGGTTCAATAGCTCCTAGTGAAAGTCATGACATGATGATTGTTCCATATGGATATCAGTCTTCATCTTTGGATAATGTTAAAGGAGAGCAAAACATGTTGATAACTGATGATGAATGTTGTAGATTCCTATTTTCAGAGGCAATGAGTGATGAATGCTTTTCCTCTGGAGGAGTAAATAATGTTGACTTATCTGGATGCACTTCATCTCTTTGTCAGTCATCTTTACCATCTGGTGGTAGGATGATGATGTATACTGCCGAAGCCAATCAGTTGGTAGCCTCTGAGGATCAACAGTTTGTCTCCAGAGAACATGATGGCTTGATTTATGCCAACGATAACAATAGGATAGAAGACGTCGTGGAAgatgataatttaaaattggtCCCTGTAAATAGTTTTGACTGTGGATCAGATACTAATCAAACTTGCTATCCAGTTGATGAAAAACCAGATGTGCATGCAAAACAGGAGGAAACAGGAGGAACTCTCTGTTATGAACCACCTCGTTTTCCAAGCTTGGATATACCTTTCTTGAGCTGTGATCTTATACAATCCGGGGACATGCA GCAGGAATTTAGTCCCTTAGGTATCCGTCAGTTTCTGATGTCTCCTATGAACTGTCTTACTCCTTTCAGATTGTGGGACTCACCTTCTCGCATTGATAGTCCAAATGCTTTGTTAAAAAGTGCTGCTAAAACATTCATAAATACACCATCCataatgaagaagaagaaaagaaaccGAGACCTTTTATCTCCACTATCAGATAGAAGAATGGAGAAGAAACATGAGATTGACGTGACATCAACGTTGATCAGTAACTTTTCCCGTTTGGATGTCATGTTTGATGATATTGAGACTCAAGGTACTGAAGATGATAAAGAAAATTGTGGACAAGCTTGTAAGGTCAACGAGAAAGGTAACTCTCAGGAGAAGATTGACCAGCATCCTCTTGATGCCGATGCTAAGATGAAGGATGATATTGATACTGCTGCTGAAATT GTGCAGCAACCTTCTGGAGTTTTCGTTGAACATGATATGAATGATCTGTCGATGTATTCTCCTAATCAAATGGGTTTGAAATCAGACATTTTTCTAACATTAAGTGCTAGAAATCATAAAAAGTCAGTCTCGAGACTTAACTCTCCTTGTGTTCGATTAAAGGAGCACGAAAGGCTTTCAGTTTCTGTTACTTGTGTACAATCCGTTTGTTCATCATCAGGCGCAGGGGAGAATACGGGTGATCAAACGGGAAATGATGGTGGTTTTGAAACATGTAGCAT TTTTGGTGGAACACCTTTTAGAAAAAGCTTTGAATCACCTTCAGCATGGAAATCTCCCCTGGTGTTCAGCACTTTTTTGTCTAGCCCCAGGATTGATACTGAAATTACAATCGAG GACTATGGATGTTTCTTTAGCCCGGGTGGTAAAGGCTATGATGCAATCGGATGGATGAAACACATCGGCGAACAAACTGCTGCTCAATATGCCAATGCTCAAGAGATTTTGGAAATTGAAACTCCTAAGGCGTTGCCAAAATACGCCTCTGGAAACGACCAGGAAAACATCGATCCTCACAATCAGCATGGGAACCATTCTAAGTCAGCTTCAAATGCTTTG GTTGAACGACGCATGCTTGACTTCAGTGAATGTGAAACTCCAGGCAAGGGTGATAAGGGAAAATCCTCAGCTATTTGTGTCTCAAGTCCTTCTTCATATTTGTTGAAGAGCTGTAGATAG
- the LOC101506203 gene encoding aspartate aminotransferase 1: MRPPVILEPSTTYSSNSSSYSPSSDRRLNTIAKHFVNHVQMDSHNISPSPTASSDSVFAQIVRAPEDAILGVTVAYNKDTSPIKLNLGVGAYRTEEGKPLVLDVVRRVEHQLFTDGSRNKEYIPIVGLADFNKLSAKLIFGADSPAIQENRVTTVQGLSGTGSLRVGGEFLAKHYHERVIYLPQPTWGNHIKVFTLAGLTVKTYRYYAPATRGLDFQGLLEDLGAAPSGSVVLLHACAHNPTGVDPTLEQWEQIRQMIRSKSLLPFFDSAYQGFASGSLDADAQPIRLFVADGGELLAAQSYAKNMGLYGERVGALSIVCKSADVASRVESQLKLVIRPMYSSPPIHGASIVAAILKDRDLYNEWTIELKAMADRIINMRQQLFDALRARGTPGDWSHIIKQIGMFTFTGLNPEQVSFMTKEYHIYMTSDGRISMAGLSSRTVSHLADAIHAAVTQVA; this comes from the exons ATGCGCCCACCGGTTATTCTCGAACCTTCCACCACCTATTCTTCTAACTCCTCTTCTTATTCTCCAAGCAGCGATCGAAGGCTAAACACTATTGCAAAACACTTTGTTAATCACGTCCAAATGGATTCTCACAACATTTCTCCTTCTCCAACTGCTTCTTCCGATTCCGTCTTCGCTCAAATCGTTCGTGCTCCCGAAGATGCTATCCTCGGG GTAACTGTCGCTTACAACAAAGACACTAGTCCAATTAAGCTCAATTTGGGTGTTGGTGCTTACCGAACTGAG GAAGGTAAACCCCTTGTGTTGGATGTAGTGAGGCGAGTTGAACACCAACTATTCACCGACGG GTCACGCAACAAGGAATATATTCCAATTGTTGGGCTAGCTGATTTTAACAAATTGAGTGCTAAGCTTATTTTTGGTGCTGACAG CCCTGCTATACAAGAGAACAGGGTTACCACTGTTCAAGGCTTATCTGGTACTGGTTCATTAAGAGTTGGGGGTGAATTTTTGGCTAAACACTATCACGAA CGGGTTATATATTTGCCACAGCCTACTTGGGGCAATCATATAAAGGTTTTTACCTTGGCTGGTTTAACTGTCAAAACATATCGATACTATGCTCCAGCAACACGAGGGCTTGATTTTCAAG GACTTCTAGAGGATCTTGGTGCTGCTCCATCAGGATCTGTTGTTTTGCTACATGCATGCGCACACAACCCTACTGGTGTTGATCCAACACTTGAACAATGGGAGCAGATTAGGCAGATGATAAGATCGAAATCTCTGTTACCTTTCTTTGACAGTGCTTATCAG GGTTTTGCCAGTGGAAGTCTAGATGCAGATGCACAGCCTATTCGTTTGTTTGTTGCTGATGGTGGTGAGTTGCTGGCAGCCCAGAGTTATGCAAAGAACATGGGTCTTTATGGTGAACGTGTCGGTGCCTTGAGCATT GTATGCAAGTCAGCCGATGTTGCAAGCAGGGTTGAGAGCCAGCTGAAACTTGTGATTAGGCCCATGTACTCAAGTCCTCCCATTCATGGTGCATCCATTGTGGCTGCCATTCTCAAGGACCG GGATTTGTACAATGAATGGACTATTGAGTTGAAGGCAATGGCTGATCGCATCATCAATATGCGCCAACAACTTTTTGATGCTTTAAGGGCTAGAG GCACACCAGGTGATTGGAGTCACATTATCAAGCAGATTGGAATGTTTACTTTCACAGGATTGAATCCTGAGCAAGTTTCCTTCATGACTAAAGAGTACCATATATACATGACATCTGATGG GAGGATTAGCATGGCTGGCTTGAGTTCCAGAACAGTCTCACACCTTGCGGATGCAATACATGCAGCTGTAACCCAAGTTGCCTAA